One window of the Vicinamibacterales bacterium genome contains the following:
- the ftsZ gene encoding cell division protein FtsZ produces the protein MANPQQQQSDTGIDSTTESMRIRLGDDPRRLGARIKVIGVGGGGGNAVNRMVRAGFPGVEFIVANTDVQALQQSVAPVKVQLGEKLTKGLGAGADPDIGRAAALEDTERLLEVLDNADMVFVTAGMGGGTGTGAAPVVASLASEIGALTIAVVTKPFTFEGGRRNRQADQGLAELRETVDSVITIPNERLLTVDRGLTLLRAFEAADDVLRQAIQGISDLILVPGLINLDFADVKTIMSGMGVAVMGTGTAEGPDRAIEAARKAISSPLLEDASVDGARGVIINITGGSDLGIGEVNDASQIIFKAAHEEANIIFGAVVDPSLENRVKITVIATGFTEGRPGRSRSSAKTPVDMENHRHDYDGWYEEHHQGASAAEVGSTAPSIPVRRRAVISVPQQGRAVVNGTPAEPPTGQAADDDDTSPLDVPAFLRRQQG, from the coding sequence ATGGCGAACCCGCAGCAGCAGCAATCCGACACCGGCATCGATTCTACGACAGAGTCGATGCGCATACGGCTTGGTGACGACCCTCGCCGGCTCGGTGCGCGGATCAAGGTGATTGGCGTGGGCGGTGGCGGCGGCAACGCCGTCAATCGGATGGTGCGCGCCGGTTTCCCCGGCGTCGAATTCATCGTCGCCAACACCGATGTGCAGGCGCTGCAGCAGAGCGTGGCTCCAGTCAAGGTGCAGTTGGGCGAGAAACTGACCAAGGGCCTCGGAGCGGGCGCAGACCCCGACATCGGCCGGGCAGCGGCCCTCGAGGACACCGAGCGGTTGCTCGAAGTGCTCGACAATGCCGACATGGTGTTCGTGACGGCCGGCATGGGCGGCGGCACCGGCACGGGCGCTGCGCCCGTCGTCGCCAGCCTGGCCAGCGAAATAGGCGCACTCACGATCGCCGTCGTGACCAAGCCGTTCACCTTCGAGGGCGGCCGGCGCAACCGCCAGGCCGATCAGGGGCTCGCCGAACTGCGCGAGACGGTGGACAGCGTGATCACCATCCCCAACGAGCGACTGCTCACGGTGGATCGCGGCCTGACGCTGTTGCGCGCCTTCGAGGCGGCGGACGACGTGCTGCGACAGGCCATCCAGGGCATCTCGGATCTCATCCTCGTGCCTGGCCTCATCAACCTCGACTTCGCCGACGTCAAGACGATCATGAGCGGGATGGGCGTGGCCGTGATGGGCACGGGAACCGCCGAGGGCCCGGACCGCGCCATCGAAGCGGCGCGGAAAGCGATTTCGAGCCCGCTGCTCGAAGACGCGTCGGTGGACGGCGCCCGCGGTGTGATCATCAACATCACCGGCGGCAGTGACCTCGGGATCGGCGAGGTGAACGACGCATCGCAGATCATCTTCAAGGCCGCCCACGAGGAAGCGAACATCATCTTCGGCGCGGTCGTCGACCCGAGCCTCGAGAACCGCGTGAAGATCACGGTGATCGCCACCGGCTTCACCGAGGGTCGCCCCGGCCGTTCGCGGTCCTCCGCGAAGACGCCGGTGGACATGGAGAACCATCGCCACGACTACGACGGCTGGTACGAGGAACACCACCAGGGGGCGTCGGCTGCCGAGGTTGGGTCGACCGCACCGTCGATTCCGGTGCGGCGGCGGGCAGTGATCTCGGTGCCGCAGCAGGGACGGGCCGTCGTGAACGGCACGCCGGCCGAACCGCCGACGGGTCAGGCTGCCGATGACGACGACACGTCCCCTCTGGACGTGCCGGCGTTCCTGCGGCGTCAGCAGGGGTGA
- the ftsA gene encoding cell division protein FtsA: protein MGRRERYLVGLDIGTSKTTAIVGEPGENNSLNIVGMGVAESHGIRRGLVVNLVAAVDSIKRAVVEAELTAGIEIDNVHLALCGPHVKGFNSRGVVAVAGKNREITHEDVGRAIDAAKAVSLPTGRQILHVLPQDFVVDDQDGIRDPIGMTGARLEVNVHVVTGSVTATQNIVACVNRAGVHVKGTALGQLAASDAVLTEDEKELGVALLDIGGGTTDLAIFERGSLWHTAVVPVGGDHFTNDIAVGLRMPIPEAEKLKQRSGCALSAMVEDEETIEVASVGGRRPRVMGRRILTEVLQPRAEEIFHLVWDEIRHAGYEKALNSGIVLTGGGAILNGLPEIAEQIFDLPIRRGCPADIGGGLADHVNSPAFATAVGLAQRAHAQWLRETPSTGGGPFSRAAGKLGRLLREFL from the coding sequence GTGGGACGTAGAGAGCGCTATCTCGTCGGACTCGATATCGGCACGTCGAAGACGACTGCCATCGTCGGGGAACCTGGCGAGAACAACAGCCTCAACATCGTCGGCATGGGTGTGGCCGAGTCGCACGGGATCCGTCGCGGCCTCGTCGTCAACCTCGTCGCCGCGGTGGATTCGATCAAGAGAGCCGTCGTCGAGGCGGAGCTGACGGCGGGCATCGAGATCGACAACGTGCACCTGGCCCTGTGCGGACCGCACGTCAAGGGATTCAACAGTCGGGGCGTCGTCGCAGTTGCGGGCAAGAACCGGGAGATCACGCACGAGGACGTGGGCCGCGCCATCGACGCCGCCAAGGCGGTCTCCCTTCCCACCGGCCGACAGATCCTGCATGTGCTGCCGCAGGACTTCGTCGTGGACGACCAGGATGGCATCCGCGACCCGATTGGGATGACGGGGGCGCGGCTGGAAGTCAACGTCCACGTCGTGACGGGAAGCGTGACGGCGACGCAGAACATCGTCGCCTGCGTCAACCGTGCGGGCGTCCACGTCAAGGGCACGGCGCTCGGTCAACTGGCGGCGAGCGATGCGGTGTTGACCGAGGACGAGAAGGAACTCGGCGTGGCGCTGCTCGACATCGGCGGGGGCACGACCGACCTGGCGATCTTCGAGCGTGGGAGCCTGTGGCACACCGCGGTCGTTCCGGTCGGCGGTGATCACTTCACCAACGACATCGCGGTCGGCCTGCGCATGCCAATCCCCGAGGCGGAGAAGCTGAAGCAGCGGAGCGGCTGTGCCCTGTCGGCGATGGTCGAGGACGAGGAGACCATCGAGGTGGCCAGCGTCGGCGGGCGGCGGCCCCGCGTGATGGGCCGCAGGATTCTGACCGAAGTCCTGCAGCCGCGGGCCGAGGAGATCTTCCACCTGGTGTGGGACGAGATCAGGCATGCGGGGTACGAGAAGGCCCTGAACTCGGGCATCGTGCTGACCGGAGGGGGCGCGATTCTCAACGGACTGCCGGAAATTGCCGAACAGATCTTCGATCTCCCGATCCGGCGAGGCTGCCCGGCCGACATCGGGGGTGGCCTTGCGGATCACGTCAACAGCCCGGCGTTTGCCACCGCCGTCGGGCTGGCGCAGCGCGCACACGCGCAGTGGCTGCGCGAGACGCCAAGCACGGGCGGTGGACCGTTTTCGCGCGCAGCCGGCAAGCTCGGACGGCTGCTTCGGGAGTTTCTCTGA